Within the Microcebus murinus isolate Inina chromosome 16, M.murinus_Inina_mat1.0, whole genome shotgun sequence genome, the region CTGCCTTGTTTGTTTGTGGTATGCACCCCTAATTATAACAGCTAGCATTTATTTGGCACTAATGCTGTGCCATATTCCATCCCAGCACATGCACTATGCCCATTTAATTTATTCTTGGGATAATCTTAAATTAGACCAGGcatggggtggctcatgcctataatcctagcactttcagagaccaaggtgggaagatagcatgaggccaggagttcgagaccagcttgggcaacacagcaagatcccatgtctacaaaaaattaaaaaattagctggtgcgttcaaggttacagtaagctatgatctggccactgcactctagcctgggcaacagagcaagagtctgtctcaaaggaagaggagaggagaggagaggagaggagaggagaggagaggagaggagaggagaggagaggagaggagaggagaggagaggaatcCAAAACcttattatttccattctagaattaggaaattgaagctcagggTGCTTAAGTAAGGGTCTGAGGTCATACACCTAAGAATTGACACCCTATGATGTGAACTCTGGTCTGACACAACAGTCTAAGCACTTAACCACTGGGCTATAAAACCCACCTTCCACTCTTCCATGAACAGTCTATGGGTTCCCCAATACCAGCCACAGAATGGCCTCAACCTCTAGTTTCCTGCTAAAGAGGGGTCATAATAGGGCTCACATGTTATCAAGGTTAAATAAGTTAACCTAGAACTAGGGCGACTAaccatcctggtttgcctgggactgagtGGGTTCCCGGCAACAGTTTCAAAATGGGGAAATTCCCAGGTAAATCAGGACAAGTAGGTCATCCTACCCAGGTGAAGTGCGTGGTGCCAGCTATATGCTCAATGGACATCACCAttgcttcctctttcctcttccttccatcTGACAACAAAAAGGTAGCAAGTGCCTACTCTGTGCCCTGTGTTGGGGTCTGGGAACCCCTAAGCAGCAGAtggaggcagggtgggggaaCTGTGCAGAGAATCTTGCTCCAAGAGTTCACCAAAAGATCCAGTCCTGTAGAAAGGCTCACCTGCCTAGGGGTGATTCCAGCTGCCTGCGTGGTGTTTCCTGGGCTGATAGCATTTGCTCGGACTTGCTTTCCCAAGTAGGAAAGGTTTTCCTCCCCTTATTATGGTTCTAGATCGTGACACAGACAGTGGGGAGCCCGTAGCAAAGCCAGGCAAGGAGAGGTCTTGAGATGATGTaggtggaaggaaagagaaaacatgtgCCTTGGGCATTGACTTCGTGCCTGGCCCCGCGTTGCAATAAAGGCCCAAGAGGTCGTTCCTATCACGCACATTTTGCTGGAAGAGGAATCTGAGGCTCAGGGACCcaagggaagtgacttgcccaagaccacgCGGGAAGAGATGAGTAACTGGAATTTGAAACATGGCCACAGCGAAGCAGGATGGCTGGGGCTGAGCGGGCTGACTCCTGCACTTCCCTCCCTGTTGCTGGGCTTGGGTCCCCCACTTGTCTAGACAACGGCCGGGCTTGTCACGGGGCTCTGTACAGCCCTTTCTACCCTCTCGGCAGCCAGCGTCCCGCCCCGTCCTCTCCCAGCCccggagggaggaggggagagcgGAGAGAGGAGGGGGGTCGGGGAGGCCTGGCTTTATAAAGGCGGCTGGAACAGGCCTGCCCGCCAGACCCCGTCGCCGGATCCCCTGCGCTGCCCGCCACCCCACGTGACCGCGCCGCCCCCCAGCTCCATCGCTGAGTGAGTTGGGGCGcgtccccatcccacccccagaCCCTCGCCGAGCCGCGTGGTGCACTGAGGCCGGGGTGGGGAGGACAGCCGGAGAAGGAGGGCGCCGAGATGGGGGCACCAGGCAGAATCTCTAACGGGAAGGACTTAGGACCCGGGGAAGCCAGGAGACCGAGAGCCCGCGGTCCGCCGGCTAACCCCTCTCTTCCTCGGGCGCGGGGCCTAGGAAACCGCAGGCCACCCCCTAGGAATGCGCGTGCAGTCGTTGCCATGGCGACGTGAGAGTCCGCGCCGGCCCACAGCTAAAGGAGAGGGGAGGTTGTTAGGGGTGTGGGGGCTGGTCCCCTAGATGTCCAAACTCGTCACGCGGCGGTTGCACGGGGGTACCGAGGACATTCCCTCCTCCGTGCCCCAAGTCCTCTGGGAGCCAGAGTGCAAGTCGCatcgcctctctgagcctcagtttccgcaTCTGCCAAATGGAGGCAAGATTACTGGTTCCAAGTTCCCCGAAGAGTAATTTGGAGGGTGACGATCCGGGCCAGCCCCCTCTTTTGGTTGGACGTCCAAGGAGGGTTTTAGTGTCCCGGATAACTCCTgcgaccccaccccacccccaggcccgcTCGCCATGGCCCTATTCCGGGCCCTGTTCCTAGCGCTGCTGGCAGGCGCTCATGCGGAGCTCCCGGGCTGCAAGATCCGCGTCACCTCCAAGGCACTGGAGCTGGGTAAGGCGCAGGGGCaaggcgggggcgggcgggggtggggtcgCCCCAGCAGCGGGCGCGGGAGCTAAGGGTCTCGCTGCTGCCTCAGTGAAGCAGGAGGGGCTGCGCTTTCTGGAGCAAGAGCTGGAGAACATCACCATTCCGGACCTGCGGGGCAGAGAGGGTCACTTCTACTATAACATCTCTGAGTAAGTGGggggccaggggcggggcctcggtttccggggcggggcctcggaggtggaggtggggcctaggAAATACGTGCGGGGTCTCGGGAGACTGGATGGCCGAGTGGAATGGGGGCGTGGCCAAATCGGTGAGGCGGGACTTAAACTGGATGGGACCGAAAAGATAAAGGCCAAGGCAACACCGGCAGGACCAGGCGGGTGGGCGTGGCCTAGAAAATGTAGGCGGGgcaagaagaaagaagcaggacCAGCGGATGTGAGGCGTGGCCAGAGGGCACCAGAAAGGTGGAGTCAAGGAACCCACGAAGGATGAGAGTGGAGTCTAAGGCGCGGGTGGAGTTaatgggaggggtgggggaactAAACCTGTGGTTTAGAATGGGGGAGATAGTAGAATTGGGATATGGGGGGAGCTTAGGTGATGGAAGCAAAGTCCAATGACTGTTAAAAGACCAGGTCTAGCAACCCCAGGTGCGGGAGGGGAAGGGGTGCAAACAGGGGGTGCAAATAAGACTTCTGAGAGATGGGGGGAAGCTCACTTTTAACACCTGAGTCAGGAGGAGCTAATCTCTGAGCCTCCCAAGTCGCAATTGGGCACTTGAAGGGCAACAGAAGAATTCATTCTGCCCACCCCAGCTTCCCCAGGGctggcctggaggaggagggaatgaatTTCCCATGGTTAGGTGAGGTCCCCTCTTCTTGGCCCTGTATTTGACCTGAGGGCCTCCCGCAGGGTGAAAGTCACAGAGCTGCAGCTGACATCTTCTGAGCTCCATTTCCAGCCAGAGCAGGAGCTGACGCTACAAATCACCAATGCTTCCTTGGGGCTGCGCTTCCGGAGACAGCTGCTCTACTGGTTCTTGTGAGGACCCAGCACccttgggggtggagggtgggtccGAAGGGCTGGGGGTGCTGTGGGGCTGTGGGCAATCCCTTAACCTTTCCGAGTTTCAGTTTCCTCGACTATACAATAGGAACAATCATACCCACTTCGTAAGGGTTGATAGGATTTGGTAGCATGTCTGATAAACTGTGCCTAAGAGAAGCCTTATTAAGAGGTATCATGATGTGTGGGGGCGGTGAAGACTCAATTAAGCTCCCAGCTGGGATGaacattccccccaccccccgcagctATGATGGGGGCTACATCAATGCCTCGGCTGAGGGTGTGTCCATCCGCACGGCTCTGGAGCTCTCCCGGGATGCCACGGGTCGGATGAAAGTGTCCAATGTCTCCTGCCAAGCCTCCGTCTCCAGAATGCATGCAGCCTTCGGAGGAACCTTCAAGTAAGccctgtccccaaccccagtGCCCCCAGTTTGAGTCCCACAGCCCATCTGCAATGTGCAATGCAAAGTGCATAGGCTTGAGGGTCAGAATAGCCGGGGGCAAATCTCAGCTCCACCACTTCCTGCCTGTGTGAACTTGTGCAGGTCACTGAagcttggtgcctcagtttcctcattggtaaaatggggataatagaaCCTGTTTTTCTAAGATCATTGTGAGAATTATTTGTGTTGATAtatgttctaaaaatatttagaacaggACCTGGCATATGATAAGTGCTAGCCATTTAGATAAGAGCAGTGTGAGGATTAATATGCAGTTAGGTGTGCACTGGGTTCTCGATAATTGGTAGttctaaataataacaaaaataacaacatagTTCCAGGTTCTGGGCTGAGAAGGAGACATTGGTCTGATTCTGGAAGAGGGTGAGGGAGAGAAGATGACAGAGTTATCATCTGGTGTTAGTAcactgtcatttttatttgttcagcaAACTGTGTATGCTGGGCCCTGAGGATGCAGAAAAGAGCTTCAGACTAGCTGGAGGGACAAAACATTTGTTATTGGGGCCTGGGGAGAGACAGACCAAAAAAGTACTTTGAGGATTCAGAGAGTGATCTGGGAAGACTGCCTGGAAGAGGAAGCATCTGAGCCCAGATAGGGGGAAATGCAGGGTGGGAGCAagagggtggaagggaggggtGTCAGTAAGTGTATGCATGTGGGGATGCAAACCTCAGAGCAGGTTTGAGGAACTGGGGGTGGATTCATTTGGCTGGTGGTGGGAGAGGGTCTGTCAGGAGGCCTTGAGAATTAGGCTGGAGGAGAGACTTGGGCCCGGATCTTGGCAGATCTCCATGGAGGAGCTGGTAGTTCAGGCTGAAGCTGACCAGTCCCCACTACTGCTATTTCTCTGGTCACTGTGACTTCTCCTGGACCTGGtttggggcagggcagggtctggGCTCACCTGGCTCTCCCCGCCCCCGCCTTGCAGGAAGGTGTATGATTTTCTCTCCACGTTCATCACTTCAGGGATGCGCTTCCTCCTCAACCAGCAGGTATGGGCAGTGGCAGGTCGGGGGGTGGCAGGGTGGGTGTGTCCTCTCTTTGAGAAGTTCCTGACTCTGGCCCCCACCTCCCAGATCTGCCCCGTGCTCTACCATTCAGGGATGGTCCTGCTGAATTCCCTCCTGGACACTGTGCCTGGTGAGTTGGCGAGGCTAGGCACTCTGGGCCGGAgttggtgtgggggtggggctggggtgcagcTGTCACGCAGCATCTCAGAGTAGGTCCCTTCCAAGCCCTGTGATTGAACAGCCCTTGTGGCCTCTGCTGcagacttgctgtgtgaccttaggtaagtATTAATACTCAtttctctctgggccttggtttcctcacttGGCTCACAATGCCTCCCcctggggttgctgtgaggattatcTGAGATATAGCTGTCAAGGTCCTCAATGTGTGTTTGCTGATTGTTGGATGCCCATTTGTCTTAGCACTtaataggtgctcaattaatgtgGATTTCCTTTTCCTAGGCTGTGACCTCTGTCTACTGTGGGGCAGAGACCTTGTCCCATCATGCCCAACACACAGGGAGGGcatgggaagggaaggagcaaGCAGGGGAAACCAACAAGGGAAAGGAATCCCGTGCCATCTTGTTTAGTGATTTGATGAAACCCCTGTAgtagtaatagtaaaaataaaaataataatagctaacattattgagcactttctacaAACCAGGTACTAAGTGCTTTCCAGGCAAAACTAGTGTGACCCTCATAACAACCCTAAGAGGGAAGCATCACCAGTATCTCTGAGatagaggcccagagaggttaagtaccttgTCCACATCACACAGCTTTGAATGACTTGAACCCCTCCCTGCAGTACGCAGTCCTGTGGATGAGCTCGTTGGCATCGACTACTCCCTCCTAAAGGACCCTGTGGCTTCCAGCAATCTGGACATGGACTTCCGGGTGAGCTGCCTGGGCTAGTGTGTGTGACCTCTGACCCCTCACCAGactccttccctgtccccaaagTTGCCGTTTTATCTTCCCAAAGCACAGCTCAGATGAGGCCACGCTCAACACTGGGAATGCTGTGGCTCCCGCTGCTGCAGAATTAGGTTCAGCCTCCCAGGTCTGGCATTTGAACCTGGTAGATCTTACCGGGCCCCACCCTTCTAGCTTCATCCTGCTCCTCTGCGACTATGTCCCGCACACGGCCTCGctccccgccttggcctctgCTCACACACTGCCTTTCCCACCTCCCCGAAGGAGCGGGACAGGAAGCTCTATGCGCCCAATTCACTCATTTCATCCTCCCACACCCCTGTGCGTCAGGTGCGGACACTGCTCTCATTGTAGGGACCTGGAGACTTACTCCTAGAGGTGAcatcacttgcccaaggccacagagcaaaGGCCACACCCTTGTTCCTCCCAGGAGAGTGTGGCAGGGAGTTCCAGAGCCTGAAattcaaaccctggctctgccgCTCACCAGCTGCACCGACCTAAGGAAGTAGCTGCACTTTTCTGTgccagtttcctcatatgtaaacgAAAATCATAGGAACATAAGAAAGCACACGTTGCTATGTGGGTTAAAGGAGTTGAGCTACGTAAAGGGCTTAAAGAGCACCTGGCACGGCATAATTGCTATGTACAGTATGTACACACAATAGCTGCCATTACTGCCTCTAGCCTTCAAAGCCCACTCAAATgccaggaagcctttcctgaccttCCCTTCTCCAGTCTGATGGCATTGCCCCCTTGCAGCACTCCGGCTGGCCTCCTTCCAATGCCTTTTAAGAGATGTGCTTGTGATTCCCCCAAGAACAGCTGCTAGGTCCGACTCCCCACCGTGGTCACCCCTCAGGGCCTGGCGTAGGGCTGGGAGATACCTGCTGTCCGTCTGGGTGCTGGGCCAGTCTGCCTTGCCCCCCTGACCCTGAGCCCCCAACCCCAGGGGGCCTTCTTTCCCCTGGCCGAGGGGAACTGGAGCCTCCCCAACCGGGCAGTGGAGCCCCAGCTGCAGGAGGAGGAGCGGATGGTGTACGTGGCCTTCTCTGAGTTCTTCTTTGACTCTGCCATGGAGAGCTACTTCCGGGCAGGGGCCCTGCAGCTGTCGCTGGTGGGGGATGAGGTATGTTCGGGCCTGCTTGTGGGACAGGCGAGAGGGAGCCCGTGATGGAGGTCCTGGTGACCCCGCCTCACCCCCAGCTCCCCTGTTCAGGTGCCCCATGATCTGGACATGCTGCTGAGGGCCTCCTACTTTGGGAGCATCGTGCTGCTGGTGAGTGTTGGCAGGAGGGGGCACCCCGCCTTCATGCCAATGAGGGACCGGGGAGGGCTGTGAGTGGAGGGCCCCAGAGGCAGCCGTGGAGGAGACAGAAGGCCAGGCCTCTTGCCTGTGGCCAAGTCCTCTCGCCTTGTCAATTTCCAAGTCTTATGGAAGAGGACTGCTGCTTCCTGCTCCGTCTCCTTCACGGAGCTTTTGTGAGGACTGGCGAGAACCCAAGCTGTGCAAGTGTAGGGCTTTAAGCGCGATTAACACCGGGTGTgcacagcggctcacacctgtaatcccagcactttgggaggctgaagagggaggattgcttgagcccaggagtttgaggctgcagtgagctatgattgggccactgcactccagcctgggcaacaggctaataaaaaaaaaaaaaaattgtaaataaataaataaaaaggaaagaaaagggagaccCCCTAGGTGTGGGTGAAGGCACAGAGGCTGGAGGCAGATCTGGAGGGTTTTGGAAACCAGACCAGTCTTCCTCTTTGCAATGTCGGGGTCCCCAGAGAGCAGAAGCTCcatcccccttccttcctcttcctctgtcgGGGCTCTCAAGGGAACAGAGCTGGGGGACTTGacacccctcccctctctgtccccagagcccagcagTGATTGACTCCCCACTGAAGCTGGAGCTGCGGGTCACCGCCCCGCCTCGCTGCACCATCAAGCCCTCGGGCACCACCATTTCTGTCACTGCCAGCGTCACCATTGCCATGGTCCCACCCAGCCAGCCTGAGGTCCAGCTGTCCAGCATGATCATGGTGCGAGCCCCGGAGCGGGTGCTACCAGCTAGGCGTCGGGGAGAAGCGGGCCGCAGACCTGCTGGGTCGGTAACAGCCACCTCCCCGCTTTCCCGCAGGACGCCCGTCTCAGTGCCAAGATGGCCCTCCGGGGGAAGGCGCTGCGCACGCAGCTGGACCTGCGCAGGTAGGCGGATGCCCGGGGACCCTGGGCAAGCCCCTAACCTCTCTGCACCTTGGTTCTCTTCAGGAGAATCACACCCACCCCACGGGGCGGCAGAGCCTAGATTCAGTCACAGCTGTAAGCCACTGGAGAGCCGGCGTCTCTTTGTGAATGCACACAGAAGTGGTTTGTTAAAGTGtcacctcctctgcctctctcacAACCAGAGGCAGGCAGAGCAGGTACTATGAGTTGAGCAAACTGGCCCAGCAAGGTTAAGTAACATATCCACCGCCACACAGCAAAGATGGGAAGAAGCTGGTTTTTGACAAATCTCAGCACAACATAGCTTTGTGACATTGAGGGGAATGATTTTATCTGTCTAAACCTCACTGTCTTCGTGTGTTAAATACAGTGAAAAGTAGCATCTACTTTCTAGGGCTGTGTGGTCCAGTAGGGTAGAcattagccacatgtgactatttacatttaaattaattacaattaggccgggtgcggttgctcacgcctataatcctagcactctgggaggccgaggtgggaggattgcttgaggtcagaagctcaaaaccagcctgagcaagagcgagaccctgtctcgactataaatagaaagaaattaattggccaactaataaatatatatacacaaaaaaaattagccgggcatggtggcgcatgcctgtagtcccagctactcgggaggctgaggcaggaggatcgcttgagcccaggagtttgaggttgctgtgagctaggctgatgccacggcactcactctagcctgggcaacaaagcgagactctgtctcaaaaaaaaaaaaaaaaaaaaaaaaattaattacaattagATAGTTCCTTAGTTGTACTAAGCCATGtttcattagccacatgtggccagtggctaccacAGTGCACACACCAAACATTTCACAGAGAATTCTACTGGACAGTGCTGTTCTAggggttaaatgagatagtgcAGGGCAGTGGTTAAAAGCCTTGATTCTAGAAGCAGTTTCtgtcacttaccagctgtgtgaccttagggaaatcacttaacttctctgggccttattttccttatctataaagtgcAAATCCTAATCGTGCCTACTcttagggttgttatgaggataaaTCAGTTGGTGctgtattttaagatattttaatatttaactttttaaacatgcTTAGTATTTGACAGGGAGTATGTACTTTgagttctgttcttttttttttttttgagatagagtctcactttgttgcccaggttagagtgagtgccgtggcgtcagcctagctcacagcaacctcaaactcctgggctcaagcaatcctgctgcctcagcctcctgagtagctgggactacaggcatgcgccactatgcctggctaattttttctatatatattttagttggccaattaatttctatttatagtagagacggggtcttgctcttgctcaggttggttttgaactcctgacctcgagcaatccaccggccttggcctcccagagtgctaggattacaggcatgagccaccgtgcctggccattctgttcttttttttaataaaataaataatgccaGCAAAGCCATTGGCAGAAGtctagcatatagaaatgctcaACAAATGGAAAGTGGCAGACCTGGAGAAATGGAGACCCAAGAGGGAGAAATGACTCGCTCAAGGACTCCCACCTGGGAAGGTGTATAGGTGGGGTGCCTGCGGCTGAAACTCAGGGACCTCTGGGGGGCCTGAGGAAGGAGCTTCCAGGCTTCCTACCCACTGGGCTCACCGTGCTCATTTCTCTCCGACAGGTTCCGAATCTACTCGAACCAGTCTGCACTGGAGTCGCTGGCAGTGAGTTGGGAATgacgggtgggcggggcgggggcggggctgcagcCAAGGCAAGCCCCACCCACTTGCTGTCCTGTCCTCACCCGTCCTCGCAGCTGATCCCGCTCCAGGCCCCTCTGAAGGCCATGCTGCAGATCGGGGTGATGCCCATGCTCAACGGTAGGGCTGGGgttgtgagggaggaggggaggaggggtcagCTGGGCGGGCCCAGACTGAGCCAGCTGCTCCCACCCACAGAGCGGACCTGGCGTGGGGTGCAGATCCCACTGCCCGAGGGTATCAACTTTGTGCGCGAGGAGGTGACGAACCATGCGGTGAGTGGGGGAGTGATGGGGACGGAGGGGAGAGCCTTACCATCTCTCTGCAGCGCCCCAGCGCCCTCCACACTCTACAGCCTGACCCCAGCCTCGCCCTTACCAGCTGCCTCTTCCACTTGAATCTTACTCCCATCACACTTCtccagcctttttttcttttttcgagacagagtctcactttgttgcccaggctagagtgagtgccgtggcgtcagcctagctcacaacaacctcaaactcctgggctcaagtgatcctcctgcctcagcctcccgagtagctgggactacaggcatgtgccaccatgcccagctgattttttgtatatatatttttagttggtcgattaatttctttctattttttttggtagacacggggtctcgctcaggctggtttcgaactcctgacctcgagcgatccacccgcctcggcctcctggagtgctaggattacaggcgtgagccaccgagcctggccacTTCTCTAGCCTTTTGCATAGGCCATGCCTTCCCCTTGGAACACTCTTTTCCAAAACCATGCCTACTCATCTTTCAGGTCTTAGCTAAGAGGAcgcctcttccaggaagccctccttgatGCCCAATCTGTGTTCCCGCAATTTCCATTTTAGCACCCTTTACACACAGTTATAGGAAGTGCCTTGTTGCTCTGCCTCTCCCACTAGATTGAGAACCCTTGAAGGCCAAGAATTCTGTCTCTTGATCTCTAAACTCTAGTCTTAGTAACTGAATAACTAATGAGACTCCCCTGTCTGTCCCACTGCACAGGGCTTCCTCACCATCGGGGCTGACCTCCACTTTGCCAAAGGGCTGCGAGAGGTGATCGAGAAGAACCGGCCTGCCAATGCCAGGGACGCCCAGGCACCCAGTGCCCCTCCGGCCTCCACCGCAGCCTCCACGGCAGCTGTCTGAGCCCTGAAGCCTGACCCTGGTGGCTGCATGCAGGACTCCGAACCCCCTCAGCCCCTCCCGCCCCACATTCACTGCCTGTAGTGCccgccctaacccccagtgtcaCAGAGAAGACGGGGTTTGAAGCTGTGCTCAATTTAATCCCACAATCAGTCAATCCATCAATTACAGTccgtccaccccctccccctgggCTGTCCTGAGCTCTGTTGGGTTCTTGGGATGGGATCAGTGCATCAAAAAGGGCATGATTTAAGCAGGGAGGGGGCCGGGCCACTCCAGTCGGGGACTGCTGCAGGAATAAAGTGCTAACTTGCCCCTGGGCGATCTATGGGAGGCTCAGGCTGCCCTGTGCATAAAGGAGGACCTCTCCTCTCAGGAGAGGCGGAAGGGGCTGGATCAGGCAGTTGGGAGCTGGTCCCCGTGGTCATCAGTATGGCTCCTTGTTCAGGAATCGGGAGAACATGGTGAAGGCAGCTAGGGGCTTGTCAGTGGGGACCATGTGTCCGGCGCCCTGAGGAGCAAAGCTCTGCGAGATTCTGGCCCCACAGTGCCCTCCTGTAACTCCTCCTCCCAGGGCGCTTTatcctcccagcccctctcctccccccacaaccTGCCCTTACAGGAGCTAGGCGGTCACCCAGCATAAAGGAAGACAAGGGGAAAGGGGGTGGGTCCTGCTCCTTCCCCTCCAGCCCAGTTCCCCTCACCAGGCAAGGCCTACCTTGATGGTGAGAAAGGCAATGTGGGAGAACTCCTTCACGAAGCCAGCGATTTGCTCCCCGCTCTCCCCGTAGTTCACTAACCAGGGCCGGCGCTGCACCTCCATCTGCCCCAGCGGGAAATGCATcagcccacagcagccctggcCAGCCCTGCTCACAGCTGCCAGCAAGACCTCGGGGGCCGGAACTACCTCCAGGTTTGCCCTGTCGGCCAGCCACTCCCAGGCACCTGTGCCCCTGCCCCGACACCCAACCTCATCCCTGGGCCAGGAACCCCTGCCTTACCTTCTGGTTGAGGGAATCCACAAACCACTCATCCCCCATGAAATTGCAGGCCATGTCTACATCTCCGTTGTATAACAGTATCTTGTATTTCTGGAGCAGGACGGGGAAAAATGACAGCTCTGGAACAAGCCCAGATCCCAGCCCACCCCTGGTTCAAGCACTACCCACGAGGGAATTCAAGAGGCCCAGCTAAATGGCATGAACCAGGACGGGCTCCTGTTTTTTGACTGCTTACTGCATGTCCAGAGCTCTACTAAATACTTTATCTATGAAGGtagattattttcccattttacagatggggaaactgaggcttaagatATTTAAGACAATTACCCAGGATCACATGGCTAGTAAAGGGACTTTCACCCAGGCCACGTGACTCCAAGGTTCCTGCTATTAACCACTGTGTGGGACAGAAGCTGGTCCTTGCCTGTCTGTGCTACAGCCTTGGACAAGGTCCTCTCCCACCCTGGACCTCTGTCATTGTAACATGATCCCACGAGCTCTTCTCACCCTAAAGGTCCCTTGACTGAGGCAGACCTGTTGGCCTACAGCAGAGCAGCATGGGGTGGGAACAAATCCTGCCAACCACAGGACCTTGGGCAATTGACTTCATCTCTCAGAATTCTGGCTTCCCCTGTCCTGGATGGAACTCTAAAAGGGGCCCCAGCTTGCCAGGCTGctagtggatctggctgtgctgTCCCCACTCACCTGTGAGTTGAGCAGCTTCAGGTACTGGGAGTTCATGCTTTGGTAGAGACGGCGGTACTGTAGATTAACCAGGAGGCTGCCGGGAGCACAGGGGCAGGCCCCAGGAAGACCAGTCAGGGAAGAAAGAGTCATCAGATCAGACCCTCTCTcctaccccagccccaacccaggAGGCAGACAACTGGGTCTCACTTCCCTTTTTGGGTGTGTTATTTCTCTAGGACTGACTGAGGAAAGCCTCAGGCCACCCCCATTTAGGAAGGTACAGGGACACTTTTTGGTTGTTACAGTGACTGGGATGTGATGGCATTTAGTGTCCAGGGGCTGACAGATGTGACAGTGACAGCATATGAT harbors:
- the PLTP gene encoding phospholipid transfer protein isoform X1, whose product is MRGMGCLLQSSWTCPLAMALFRALFLALLAGAHAELPGCKIRVTSKALELVKQEGLRFLEQELENITIPDLRGREGHFYYNISEVKVTELQLTSSELHFQPEQELTLQITNASLGLRFRRQLLYWFFYDGGYINASAEGVSIRTALELSRDATGRMKVSNVSCQASVSRMHAAFGGTFKKVYDFLSTFITSGMRFLLNQQICPVLYHSGMVLLNSLLDTVPVRSPVDELVGIDYSLLKDPVASSNLDMDFRGAFFPLAEGNWSLPNRAVEPQLQEEERMVYVAFSEFFFDSAMESYFRAGALQLSLVGDEVPHDLDMLLRASYFGSIVLLSPAVIDSPLKLELRVTAPPRCTIKPSGTTISVTASVTIAMVPPSQPEVQLSSMIMDARLSAKMALRGKALRTQLDLRRFRIYSNQSALESLALIPLQAPLKAMLQIGVMPMLNERTWRGVQIPLPEGINFVREEVTNHAGFLTIGADLHFAKGLREVIEKNRPANARDAQAPSAPPASTAASTAAV
- the PLTP gene encoding phospholipid transfer protein isoform X2; the encoded protein is MALFRALFLALLAGAHAELPGCKIRVTSKALELVKQEGLRFLEQELENITIPDLRGREGHFYYNISEVKVTELQLTSSELHFQPEQELTLQITNASLGLRFRRQLLYWFFYDGGYINASAEGVSIRTALELSRDATGRMKVSNVSCQASVSRMHAAFGGTFKKVYDFLSTFITSGMRFLLNQQICPVLYHSGMVLLNSLLDTVPVRSPVDELVGIDYSLLKDPVASSNLDMDFRGAFFPLAEGNWSLPNRAVEPQLQEEERMVYVAFSEFFFDSAMESYFRAGALQLSLVGDEVPHDLDMLLRASYFGSIVLLSPAVIDSPLKLELRVTAPPRCTIKPSGTTISVTASVTIAMVPPSQPEVQLSSMIMDARLSAKMALRGKALRTQLDLRRFRIYSNQSALESLALIPLQAPLKAMLQIGVMPMLNERTWRGVQIPLPEGINFVREEVTNHAGFLTIGADLHFAKGLREVIEKNRPANARDAQAPSAPPASTAASTAAV